The Oryza glaberrima chromosome 5, OglaRS2, whole genome shotgun sequence DNA segment TAGCGTACTGCACTGATCGATTTGCTCTAGCTAGCTCGTCGTTAGCCACCCATGGCTGCTTCTCCTGCttccactgccgccgccgtcgtgaatgcgccggcggccaccggcgggctgctgctgccgcgggGGAGGAGTAGTTGGAGTTGGAGTTGCTGCAACAATAACAATTCTtcgatggggaggaggaggaggaggtggcgggcggcggcggtgggggaggtggcggcggaggggaacACGTACCTGATcgcgggggcggtggcggtggcgctggtGGGGACGGCGTTCCCGATACTGTTCTCGCGGAAGGACACGTGCCCGGAGTGCGACGGCGCCGGGTTCGTGCGCAAGGGCGGCGCCACGCTGCGCGCCAACGCCGCCCGGAAGGACCTCCCCCAGATCGTCTGCCCCAACTGCAACGGCCTCGGCAAGCTCGGCCAGATCGACAAGTAATCATCCATCTCTACCTACCTGCTTCATCGACGATCCATCCATCATCATCCAGCTGCCAGCTTCTGATCATCTGATCACTATATACATGTGTGTATCTCACCATCTGTGTGCGTCGTCTATATAACTATATACTATAATCGTTAGTTTGGAACGCTGGAATAATTCCATATATATGGTCTAATTCCAGTGTTCCAAGCCGGCTATATATCAATCGCTACTTAAATTCAATGTACTTGTGTTGCTGAGCTACTTTGTCTCTGATATACATATTCATTGTCTCTCGCTGCTCTTCCGTTTAATGGAACAATATTAACATGTTCTTACTACTCACCACTTTTGTttatatttcttcttttttggatgTACGCTTATCGCTTTATTAAATTGAGACGGTTAGTATAAGCGAatgattttgatatatatagCTCCGAGTTAAATACTGTCCTTTTTGGACTATAGAGAGAGCTAGCTGGCTCTCAGGCTTTTCCTAAGTTTTGCATTGTGAATATAAAATGGACCTATATATCAGAGAGTAAGTTCGATATGGAATTACGGAGTATATTGCAATTATCTTTTCCCTCTCTTTGTTTGGTATGAAACTAATTAGCACACTTGAATAGCTGTGTCATCTTCAACTTATAAACTGTACAATAACACAAGGCAAGCACCAACtaagtaattaattattaatcttCCTGCGGATGATGCACGATAATCGGCAAATTGAAGGCCAAGCCTGAATAGAGGGCTTGTTtgacattttcaaccttaccaaactTTGATAAAGTTGACAAAAAAGTGGCAACATTTAGTTtcctgccaaattttggtaactatataagaaatcctaccaaaattttggcaactatacaataaggtttttttttggcatcaaagtaaacaggcctAGAGATAGCATCACTacaataaagttttttttgatGAAATCCAGCGCGTTGCTGCGAGAGTTTTATGTGATATTAGTAAAAATAACATGTAAGATAGtatattttgtataattttCATCTCTGGTTGACTATTGAAACAAAAATCTATAAACAATTTAGATTAATCTCTGGCTCaatgagagaaggaaaagaaagaaggtaatatatataaattaatcatCCAAATGTAAAACTAAAGTGCTATGACATTGCAAGAGAAGAAAAGGACGAAGATAATTTAACAATGCATCATAAGTGCCTTATGATGAATTGTctgcattttataaaatgtatcTATGTCTTGTGGCAGTTTCATATAGACATTTTTTTATGTCTATAAGAGAGTAGAAGCATTTTCTAGAGATTAAATTGTATCACAACCATATTCAACCAatgcaaaagaaaaggagaaaaaaaatgctttccCTTGTTATTGACAATCCTTGAGATCATGATTTGGGTAAATCAATTTCATCTTCCATGCACTAATCAACTTAATATAATGTCATACCTGTATATTTGTGCCTTGTGTTATTTATATGTAGTTCCTAAGTATGaattgtcacgccctgaagtttcccccttttccttgctttaaaaatttgttaaataaatcgtccgaagaaattatcttaattaacctagagctaaatccctaattaataaaggcatttaataattggaattggcAATGTGGGATTTTCCTTGAgttccacatgtcacaatacattaacaggatttttagtggaattttcagagccttggaaataattttaaccaattaaaagtcaccaaagtgcaattttttaatcccaggaaaatcctttttctctttttcttttcttttccctcctttttctttgttgggccgtcggcccgtccctctcccgcggcccctcctccttgtgggccggcccaagccgcctctccctcctctctcgggacgccgacaggtgggccccacctgtcggtcgtctcctacctccggccgttggagccggagctccaaccgcccacgccgccgccgccgtttcccgcCGTTCTCCGCACCCCACTCCACCCGTGCcgcgcgcccacgtcgccgccccacTCCTCCGCCCTTCCCGCCCGCGCGCACGCACGAAGTGGGCGGGATTCATTTTGAATCccaccccactctctctctctcctccccacgtcgccggcggttTCGGCCAtctccccggccacgtccgcccctCCCTCGCCCATAAAAACCCTCCCCCGAGTCCCCTCCCTCGTTTCCCCCATTTGCCGTCCTCTCCCACGCCCCCTACCACGCCCGCGCCGTCACACCCGAGCTCCGCCGTTTGCCGCCGCCctcggccgcgcgccgccgccgctagagtcgccgccgcgccaaaccgccgccgccgttagcTTCGCCGCTGCAAGAGCTTTCCCGGTCGCCGTCTCGCGTCGCCGGAATCCCACCGGAGCGCCTCTCCCCTCACGAGCCGGTGAGTTTTTCCCtcccctccatctccggccggcAATTCAAgccgccgtggtcgtcgtctcctctcctaacgcctctccatcttctcctagggtgtcgccgccgcccgtccgtgCCTCCACAACGCCGgtcatcgccgccgtcttcatccttcgcgccggccgccgtgctcacggtgaggagctcctctcctccctccttccctctgtCCCGCACGCGCTGCCGCTccccgcgctcgccgtcgccttcggtcgacgccgccgtcctgtaccccgtccgccgtcgcttgccgcgccgccgattgccgtcgtcggcgaccgtgcgcgtcgccgccggttgccatggccggccggccggttttgaagccgagccgagccgtgcctagccgccgccgtgccgtccgatcggcctcctggccgatctggaccgtcggtcccgtggaccggcggtggaccacctgcgtggtcccggtccacggtggaccggcagTCTTGGGCCGCTGACCCGGGGGCCCCACTTGCCggcgcccctctctccccttgagccgctgacatgcgggccccgcctgtcggcgccgaccgcccccttgatgacgtcaacCCTGGGaattaattgcgcaataaattatttaaggactttttgttatagtaataaccACAgtaaatcttctaaaattcataactaattcatccgagctccgtttaagtccattcaagtctcagtaaattcataaaaatgtaaggaatccattaaaaatggttttgtttcctgttttagtagtcttatagcatgttttgcttgtgtgctttgtttgtcgcgtaggttttggccgtttcgtcgatccgcggtttctcgaagacgttgctgaggtctcatcagttcgagagcaaggcaagtcatgcaatacATTTGATCATATTATACCCAATTTACcgatatcccgcatttctattaaatgttgcattcttttacaatatcatgtgggatgggtccttctactcagccatatattgatttccttatgccattgacaacctgggtattaaaatgactagatgttggtttaggaaatgcttagccacgcttagttctactagtacacaaaaagggaatcacattaaagcatagactttgattattggcaatagctttggattggtgccaccgcaatggtgttagttaattaaaatacactgaatggtgggttgtgggtgcatggttttgctggtcgcacccatggcaattaaggaccggttcacgggaaaccctgggagacttaccgtgcttaccacaagcgggagtgggtaactgcttgatctgaagtatagctcgaccctttcctaggtaccggtggcgagggtgggcgtgatggagttgggtcggccggggtgtccggttgtccagctgccggattcaccgcggcgcaagaggggacctcccactgccttttgaggggtgggggtgaaaccttagcgtggtgtggatggttaggggagggttatgtggagggtcttgtcacgatttccccctttgcagtatcatggtgatacttcggggcatggcgacatgtgtggaatcgtgtcttgtgggtacagttgtacacatCTGGCCAGagttaaactattcgaatagccgtgcccgtggttatgggcgatcaaccagattcaccgtgattagtctcaccctagtttagcttaatgaactggtgtagttcaggtggttggttgggcctgttgcaacgtggtgtagcgttggacagtgtttggttaatattgattaattactacaattgttttcctgctttcaactactgcttttaaatgctagctttgtgcaaaagaacccctagcctcctttggttatattctgcatcatacctcctcttccggtatgacttgttgagtacagtgggtagtactcagtcttgctctcttttcccccacaccagagctgaagatctttctagttggagctgtcttgctgaagttggttttgtcgctgccgtcaaggattgcctgtggagtggagttgcccgctgctgaagtcaagcttccgaGTTTAGTTCGTTCTATCTTTTccactgcatttgtaatcttttatatttttgtaagacgtggatctgtatgtcaacaattgtcgtttgtgtaccctggctggtcctggacaggggtttaatgcacattcagcttagaaattctggttcgtgaatttctgggcgtgacaagttggtatcagagctgagcctgaccgtaggacaagccaactgAGGATGGTACTAGGGACCCTACGAGAAAACAAGTTCTATGCTAAACTGAAGAAGTGTGAGTTCTGGCTTCCTGAAGTGGCTTTCCTAGGGCATGTAATTAATCAGCAAGGTATCTCGGTTGATCCAAGCAAAGTTTTAAGTGTTGTCGGATGGGAAAGGCCGACTAATGTTAAGGATGTGAGGAGTTTTTTGGGTATGGCGAGGTACTACCGACGCTTTGTGAAGGATTTCTCGATTATCGCTAAACCTATGACGATGCTCACACATAAGGATGTGAAGTTTCAGTGGACGGACCAATGCGAGTGTAGTTTCCAACAATTGAAGCAGAGGCTGGTAACTGCTCCGGTGCTTACTTTGTCCCAACCTGGTAAACGTTTCACTGTCTATTCCGATGCTTCACGAGTAGGCCTTGGTTGTGTTCTTATGCAAGAGGGCAATGTTATAGCTTATGCATCTAGGCAGTTAAAGAAGCATGAGCAGAATTACCCcactcatgatcttgagcttgcaGCAGTGGTCTTTGCTCTCAAAATTTGGAGGCACTACCTGTATGGAGAATCTTGTGATATTTTCACTGATCATAAGAGTCTGCAATATATCTTCACTTAGAAGGATTTGAACTTAAGGCAGAGGAGGTGGCTAGAGTTGATTAAAGACTATGATCTTAACATTCAATACACACCGGGTAAGGCGAATGTGGTTGCAGATGCTCTAAGCCGTAAGGTCGTTCCTTCAACTGTGAGTTGTTTGATAACTGATTTTGAACGGATGGATATCTCCTATTGTTATGTTGGAGTGGCAAGTACTGAATCACGAGTCATTCTTGAGTCCGCCATACCCCAACGAGTGCTAGAGGCCCAACAACACGATCGGTTGCTGCAACAAGTTAAGAAACGTGTAAAGGAAGGAAAAACTGGAGATTTCACTTTGGATTCCTCGGGAGCTGTGCGATTCCATGGGCGTTTATGTGTTCCACAAAAAGCTAAAGTCAAGGAAGAGATTTTGCGAGAAGCACACCGAACACCATATACTGTGCATCTTGGGGAGAACAAAATGTATCATGATCTGAAGAAGATCTATTGGTGGAAGAGGATGAAAGTGGATGTGGCCAAGTACGTGGCGTCATGTGGGGTATGTCAGCGAGTAAAGGCTGAACATAAGAGTCCTGCTGGAAAGTTGCAATCATTGGAAATTCCTGTATGGCCTTGGGATGATATTGCTATGGATTTCGTGGTTGGGCTACCTCGAACTCCACGAGGAAAGGACGCCATCTGGGTGGTTGTAGATCGTCTGAGTAAGGTGGCACATTTCATTCCTATCCGCACCACTTATTCTGCGAGTGACTTGGCACCGATCTATACACGCGAGGTAGTGAGGTTACATGGTGTGCCTCGCTCGATTGTTTCTGATAGGGATGCTAAGTTTTCTTCTAAGTTCTGGGAATCTGTGCAAGAGGCATTTGATACTCAATTGAAATTCAGTACGGCTTTTCACCCTCAGACTGATGGTCAATCTGAGCGGACTATTCAAACTTTAGAGGATATGTTGAGATCATGTATCCTTTCATGGAAAGGCAGTTGGGAGGATCATTTGCCGCTTGTAGAATTTGCTTACAACAATAGTTTCCATGTTAGCATTCAAATGGCACCATATGAGGCACTTTATGGAAGAAAGTGTCGATCCCCATTGTGTTGGGATTCCATAGGGGAGAGAGCTATTTTAGGACCCAATTGGGTACAACAGACCACAGAACGGATAGCAGAAATGCTGGTCCtagacaggggtttaatgcacattcagcttagaaattctggttcgtgaatttctgggcgtgacatgaATTAACATTGAAAGGCGTGCCTCTATATAGCTTAAAATGTCTTTTACATAACATGCAATTTTTACAGTACATGAAGAATTTCTCTACAAGATAAAATAGAATCAAACATActaaaaatgtctctaaagtGTCTCTCTATAGTAAAAGTTTTCTATGCAATTTTCAAAGTGCCTCTAAAAAGTGTCTCTACCCTATAAAACTCCTAATTTTAGAGCCAATTAAAAAAGTGTCTCTACCAAAAGTGCCTCTatattgggttttttttgttgtagtgaTGGTACTcatgtcaagccgttgtccacCTTACTAATTATATCCCTCACCTCCGCAaacatatatacttcctccattcaaAAATGTAAGGTGTATTTTGTTTTCTTAGAACAAGACTTGGACTAACAATTGCTAGATATATCATTTATGTGACACAAAAGCTAGCACAATCATAAGGAAGTACTTTTGAATATGAATCTCATAACATCAATTTTGCGtcataaaaaacatattataataaagtAACTGCTAGTCAAAGGCTTGTCCAAAaaaatatgccatatattttcaaatggagggagtaccatataTATGCAGGTTTAATCTAGCTCTAGTGTCATCACTGTCCACTATGTATGCTCCCGCCATCGCCTTAACTCGAAGTCTACTTGTTAATTTTGTGGTCCACTATGGCACTATCCATAACAATAAATAAACCATACTACCAGGGTGTCCTAGACATGGCTCTAGCTGACGTGCGTATATATAGTAAGCTCCAAAACATTGCTCTGACCAACCGTTCTTTTTGTCGCTAACTATGACTTCTAGTTGAAACTAAAATCCACTTGTCTGAGAGGAAAAAACAAACCACGATCGCATCCACCAGATATATGTGAGAGTTTGATCTATCACTAGCGCGTCATCGCTATTTCTAGTACATATGCTTCCGTCATCACCTTAATTGTAGTCTATCTAATCTTCCTCCTTTTCCACTTGCCAACCCTAAACGAAATCGAATTCACTCGTTGATCTTGTGGTCGACTATGCGTAGTAAAATTGTATGTAGTACATAGCAAGCTACAACACCTTGGTATAGAGTAAGTGGTTTTTTCCCATCACTAGACAACATTTGGCTTCAAAAGCCACAACCATATCCAaccaatgtaaaaaaaaagagataaaaggtATGTCCCCTTGCTATTGACAATCCTCATCCATCAGATATACGTGAGTGTTTGATCTACCACTAGCGCGTCATCGCTATCTCAGCTACAAAACCTTGGTATAGAGTAAGTGGTTTTTTCCCATCACCGGACAACATTTGGCTTCAAAAGCCACGACCATATCCAaccaatgtaaaaaaaaagagataaaaagtATTTTCCCTTGCTATTTACAATCCTTGAGCTCATAACCTGTTGGGTAAATCAAATTTATCTTCAATGCACTAACCAACACAATCTCATGTCATACTTGTACATTTGTGCCTTATAGTATTTATATCTAGTTCGTTAGTATATTAACATTATAGAGCTTAAAATTCCTCaaaaaatgcctttacataACACGCATATTTTTAAGTACCAAAAGAATGCATCTACAagagaaaattaaataaaatatactaaaaatgtctctaaagtGCCTCTAAAAGTGTCTCTACACTATAAAACTCCTTGTTTTAGAGATAATTCAAAAAGTGTCTCTACAAAAGTGCctctacatgttttttttttgttctagtgATGGTACTCATGTCAAGCCATTGTCCACCTTACTAATTATATCCCTGGCCTCTGcaaacatatatactccctccatttaaaaATGTAAGGCACATTTTGTTATGTTAGAACAAGAATTGACTAATAATTGCTTCACTAATATATTGTTTATGTGGCACAAAAGTGCAATAATAAGAAGGTACTTCTGAATACAAATGTCAAACATCATTTTTGCGTCACAAAAATCATACTAGTCAAAGCCTTATTCTAACAAAACACAATACAgcttatattatattttgaaatggagggattaCCCTATATGTGGGTCACTATCCACTATGTATGCTTCCGCCATCGTCTTAACTTGAAGTCTATGTGAACTCCCTCCCTTTTTACTCGCCACCCTAAACGAATGTTGATTTTGTAACCCACTATCCATAA contains these protein-coding regions:
- the LOC127772933 gene encoding uncharacterized protein LOC127772933; the protein is MAASPASTAAAVVNAPAATGGLLLPRGRSSWSWSCCNNNNSSMGRRRRRWRAAAVGEVAAEGNTYLIAGAVAVALVGTAFPILFSRKDTCPECDGAGFVRKGGATLRANAARKDLPQIVCPNCNGLGKLGQIDK